Within Gemmatimonadaceae bacterium, the genomic segment GCGCCCACCGCGCCCCCGGCCCGCGCCTTCCCCTTGACACCCGACAGAAGGCATCGCATTCTCCTCTGTCCGTTCGACAGGAGACCCGATGGCCCCGTCCGCCGACGTGCTGCAGGGCACGCTCGACCTGCTCGTCCTCAAATCGCTCTCGCTGGCCCCCATGCACGGATGGGGCATCAGCCAGCGCATCCAGCAGCTCTCCGCGAACGCGCTGCAGGTGGGCCAGGGATCGCTCTATCCCGCCCTCTACCGCCTGGAAAAGAAAGCCCTGGTGACGAGCGAATGGCGCACCACGGAGAACAACCGCGAGGCCAAGTACTATTCGCTCACCCGCGCCGGCCGTCGCGCGCTGGGCAGCGAGGTGGAGAGCTGGCGGCGGTTCGTCGGTGCGGTTGATCTCATCCTCGACGCCGGCGAGTAGCCGCCGGCCCATGCCAGTCTTTCGCCGCACCGTCCTCTGGGTCCGCGCGCTGTTCGCCCGCGACCGCGTGGAGCGCGACATGGCGCGCGAGATGCGCG encodes:
- a CDS encoding PadR family transcriptional regulator, whose protein sequence is MAPSADVLQGTLDLLVLKSLSLAPMHGWGISQRIQQLSANALQVGQGSLYPALYRLEKKALVTSEWRTTENNREAKYYSLTRAGRRALGSEVESWRRFVGAVDLILDAGE